One window of Chloroflexota bacterium genomic DNA carries:
- a CDS encoding YdcF family protein, producing MLPCAKIPLVRKVVIAFVTTSLLAGVVVAVTYLLVDRYATRDESRPADAILVLGSAVWPGGEPSPSLRARTERAIALYRSGVASHLILSGGLGRIPPAEAEVMRRLVLEASIPESALVVDDQSGSTLESVSRAAPIMRERGWHILLIVSDPFHLLRAVTMARDTGIQAYGVPALESPTHTIPHLRFYYTLREAFALLWYIVAQRPFMR from the coding sequence GTGCTGCCTTGTGCTAAAATCCCTCTCGTGAGAAAAGTCGTGATCGCCTTTGTTACCACTAGCCTGCTCGCTGGTGTGGTTGTGGCAGTTACCTACCTGCTGGTGGACCGCTACGCCACACGGGACGAATCGCGCCCGGCAGATGCCATACTGGTGCTCGGTTCAGCAGTTTGGCCGGGCGGTGAACCCAGCCCCAGCCTGCGAGCCCGCACTGAGCGAGCCATCGCTCTATATCGCAGTGGTGTCGCTTCCCATTTGATCCTGTCCGGCGGCCTGGGACGCATCCCGCCCGCCGAGGCCGAGGTTATGCGCCGGTTAGTGTTGGAGGCCAGCATACCTGAGAGCGCGCTTGTGGTAGACGACCAATCCGGCTCGACATTAGAGAGCGTATCCCGCGCCGCCCCTATCATGCGCGAACGCGGCTGGCATATTCTGCTCATCGTGAGTGACCCGTTCCATCTCCTCCGTGCTGTTACGATGGCTCGCGACACTGGCATCCAAGCCTATGGCGTCCCCGCGCTGGAGAGTCCTACCCACACTATCCCTCACTTGCGCTTTTACTATACCCTCCGCGAGGCCTTCGCGCTGCTCTGGTACATCGTGGCCCAAAGACCATTTATGCGGTAA
- a CDS encoding M1 family metallopeptidase, whose amino-acid sequence MLKDIRRLFAVMMLSTTVMACAQSNILTPTHLPSPSTTPPSMATPMATPTLTPSTPDLEPYQVAMIPSARSDVATVSYPIFYDITATVDLSGGQPILHAVQEMTYVNTENAPMDEVYFILHPNAPGRGGSLDVEGLTVDGVSRAPLYEQDRFALCVDLGRAISPGQTAQIVMTYTVTVPSGNHYNYGTFNYQDNVLTLANFYPMLAVYDDHWNLEMPPSYGDPAFSETSLFRVSLTVPDDMVVAMSGTTIDRQQNADGTVTLTALSGPMREFMIAMSPDFEVVSSTLGDTTIHSYYKAGDAEGGALVLQYVRDSLRIYNRDFGTYPFAELDIVEAPVTAGGVEYPGLILMAASRYGMEGDIFEFAAVHEAIHQWWYSVVGNDQVDVPWLDESLTNYSTVFYYQAVYNRQVAETVIQQRFRAKYEDALAAGRDQVVGRPVAAFTAKDYGTIVYGKGPLFFHALRERVGDATYLDIMRAYYQDRKYQIATPEDFLRVAEAVSGQNIRDLYEQWILGAQG is encoded by the coding sequence TTGCTCAAAGACATTCGTCGCTTGTTCGCCGTAATGATGCTCTCTACCACCGTGATGGCCTGTGCGCAAAGCAATATACTCACCCCGACGCATCTGCCAAGTCCATCCACAACACCGCCGTCCATGGCGACACCAATGGCCACACCCACCCTCACCCCGTCCACACCAGATCTGGAGCCTTATCAAGTGGCGATGATTCCCAGCGCTCGTAGTGATGTAGCGACGGTGAGTTACCCAATCTTCTACGATATTACCGCTACCGTGGATCTATCTGGTGGGCAACCAATCCTCCACGCCGTACAGGAAATGACTTATGTCAACACAGAAAACGCCCCTATGGACGAAGTCTACTTCATCCTGCACCCTAATGCACCTGGCCGTGGTGGCTCGTTAGACGTGGAAGGACTCACTGTGGATGGAGTGAGCCGAGCACCTCTCTATGAACAGGACCGCTTCGCCTTGTGTGTGGACTTAGGCCGTGCGATCTCGCCCGGCCAGACCGCTCAGATCGTCATGACCTACACTGTCACTGTCCCTTCTGGAAACCATTACAACTACGGGACCTTCAATTATCAAGACAACGTCTTGACTTTGGCGAACTTTTACCCCATGCTGGCGGTATATGATGATCACTGGAACCTGGAAATGCCACCCAGTTATGGCGACCCGGCTTTCAGCGAGACGAGCCTTTTTCGCGTCTCTCTGACCGTCCCCGATGATATGGTGGTCGCTATGTCTGGCACGACCATAGATCGCCAACAAAACGCCGATGGCACTGTGACTCTCACCGCCCTCAGTGGACCTATGCGCGAATTTATGATTGCCATGAGCCCCGATTTCGAAGTAGTGAGTAGTACGCTAGGCGACACCACCATCCATTCGTATTACAAGGCTGGAGATGCGGAAGGCGGTGCACTGGTTCTACAGTACGTCCGCGACTCGTTGCGCATCTATAATCGGGACTTCGGCACCTATCCGTTCGCTGAGTTGGACATTGTGGAGGCCCCGGTAACGGCAGGTGGGGTCGAGTATCCCGGGCTCATCTTGATGGCTGCGAGCCGCTATGGGATGGAAGGTGACATTTTCGAATTCGCCGCCGTGCACGAGGCAATCCATCAATGGTGGTACAGTGTGGTGGGCAACGACCAAGTGGATGTGCCCTGGCTCGATGAGTCTCTGACGAATTACTCCACCGTTTTCTACTACCAGGCTGTATATAATCGCCAGGTTGCCGAAACGGTTATCCAACAGCGTTTCCGAGCCAAATATGAGGACGCATTGGCAGCAGGGCGCGACCAAGTGGTGGGACGGCCAGTGGCTGCTTTCACTGCGAAAGATTACGGCACTATTGTCTACGGCAAAGGTCCCCTCTTCTTTCATGCCCTGCGCGAGCGCGTGGGTGACGCGACATATCTGGACATCATGCGTGCCTATTACCAAGATCGGAAATATCAAATCGCCACGCCGGAGGATTTCCTGCGTGTGGCAGAGGCAGTATCGGGTCAGAACATCCGCGACCTGTACGAACAGTGGATCTTGGGTGCGCAAGGGTAA